One region of Juglans regia cultivar Chandler chromosome 4, Walnut 2.0, whole genome shotgun sequence genomic DNA includes:
- the LOC108987835 gene encoding dirigent protein 11-like: MSNPLSLTPNFFFIIFTLTILYVSYTFPRLQPKQTNLVFYVHDYFTGHDTSAITVAGKSGPTSNILQFGTLVAVDDLVTDGPSIESKQIGRAQGLYINSQLDGKGLHLVFSVIFTDGEFKGSTLEIQGADIFSMKEREFGIVSGTGYFRFVKGYGIMETEFMDIANLRAILKLNVTLKHY, translated from the coding sequence ATGTCCAATCCCCTCAGCCTAACTCCCAACTTCTTCTTCATAATCTTCACCTTAACCATCCTCTATGTTAGCTACACCTTCCCAAGACTCCAACCCAAGCAAACCAACCTGGTCTTCTATGTGCATGACTACTTTACTGGTCATGACACCTCAGCAATCACTGTTGCCGGAAAAAGTGGGCCCACCTCCAACATCCTACAGTTTGGCACCCTCGTAGCCGTCGATGATCTGGTGACCGACGGCCCCAGCATTGAGTCAAAGCAGATAGGTAGGGCTCAAGGGTTGTACATAAACTCTCAGTTGGATGGCAAAGGCTTGCACTTGGTTTTCTCTGTGATCTTCACTGATGGAGAATTCAAAGGAAGTACTTTGGAAATTCAAGGAGCAGATATCTTTAGCATGAAGGAGAGAGAGTTCGGAATTGTATCGGGAACGGGTTATTTTCGGTTTGTGAAGGGGTATGGTATCATGGAGACTGAGTTCATGGACATTGCTAATCTTAGAGCTATTCTTAAGCTCAATGTAACACTTAAGCActactaa